From one Terriglobales bacterium genomic stretch:
- a CDS encoding MBL fold metallo-hydrolase, whose protein sequence is MKQHISVCALAACVMLLAGVGAAETPNRVTILYDSFGKSSSLTMDWGFAALVEYGGKRILFDTGNNSQILEHNVKAAGVDLQKLDFVVMSHRHGDH, encoded by the coding sequence ATGAAGCAGCACATCTCGGTATGCGCGCTGGCGGCCTGCGTTATGTTGCTCGCGGGTGTGGGTGCAGCAGAAACGCCAAACCGCGTCACCATTCTGTACGACTCCTTCGGCAAATCTTCGTCACTGACCATGGATTGGGGGTTTGCTGCCCTGGTCGAATATGGCGGCAAACGCATCCTCTTCGACACCGGCAACAACTCCCAGATCCTCGAACACAACGTGAAGGCGGCGGGCGTCGATCTGCAAAAGCTTGATTTTGTGGTTATGTCCCATCGCCATGGTGATCAT